The Polaribacter sp. MED152 region ACTTCATCATTATCTTTTAATGATTTATTAAAAAATGTTGCAAAAATTTTAAGTGATGATGGTCAATTTTCAACCATAATACCAAGAAAAGAAGAAGCAATATTTATTGATTTGGCAAAGAGCTATGACTTACATGTTAATCGAATCTGTCATGTTAGAGGTAATGAAACTTCTGAAGTGAAAAGGAGTTTACTTGAGTTTTCTTTTCAAGAGAAAGATGTAGATTATCAAGAATTAACAATTGAAACAGAAAGACATAAATATACAGAGCCTTACATTGCCTTAACCAAAGCGTTTTATTTAAAAATGTAATTATCCTCTTACATGATTAGGATTGTACCCTAAATAAGGCACTTCCTTTTCTTTAAAAGTAATTCCATAAGTTTCTAATTCTTTTAAAATTGGGTCATAGACTTCTTTAGAAAGAGGTAGTTGAACTCCAGGTGTTTTTATTTCTCCTTTTAAAATTTTTAGTGCTGCAATTGCAACAGGTAATCCAACAGTTTTAGCCATTGCTGTATAAGTTTGATTTTCTCCTTTTACTACCAAACTACTTTCTAATTGTTTTTTCTCTCCATTTTTTTCAAAACCAAATAAATGTTGCATTACAATCATGTCTTTGTCTTCGCTTTTTAAAGTCCATGAATCTTCTAATATTTTTTGAAGAATTTGCGCAGGAGAAGCATTTTTTAGTTTGATTTTTTTGTTAGGATTAAAGAGGTCTAGTTCTAGCAATTTTTCCCACATAATATCATCTTGATCAATCTTTAAATAAGAACGTAATTTTAATTCTACAGAATCTGAGGGTGAGTAAGCTAAAAATAAGTTAACAAAATCTCGATAGCTCATATTTTCAGAATCCTCAATTTGATAGGAATCATCTGTCATGCCTAACTGTACAAAAATATTCCAAGCTCTAGAAAAACCAATTCTTCTAATGGTACCTCTATACATTGTGGGTATGTTGTCTAAACCGTAAACGCTTCTATATTTTAACGAGTCTCTATTTGCATAAGCCTCATACCTCTCACCTTCTATCTTTAAAAACTCCGTTCTTCGAAACAATTTATGGTAAGGAATGTATTTATATGTGCTTTCTTGAATAAACATGGCAGCTCCTCCTTGGCCAGCCAAAACCACATTTCTAGGATTCCAAGTAAATTTATAATTCCATAAATTAGTATCACTTTCAGGGGCAACCAATCCACCACAGAAAGATTCAAAAAGCAACATATTCCCTTTTTGCTCTCTGATAGAATCGATAACTTTCATAGCACTCATATGATCAAGACCTGGGTCTAAACCAATTTCATTCATAAAGATGAGGTTGTTCTTTATTACTTTAGCATTTAAACTTTGCATCTCTTTAGAAATGTAAGATGCAGTTACCATATGTTTTTTGTAAAAAACACAATCTTTGGCCACTTCTATATGAAATCTTGCAGGTAACATAGAAATTACCAAATTCGATTTTTCAATTTCAGTTTTTCTTTGCTGATCATTAAATACGTCAAATTCTAAGACTGCTGTATTTTTATGATCATTAACTAATTCAGACGCATTTTTAATATCTAGATCTCCAATAGTTAGAAAGAGATTTTCTTCTTCAGCTTTATCTAATAAGTACTTTATTAAAGAAGAACTCGATTTACCAGCACCAATAATTAGAATATTTTTCATGAAATAAAACGTATTTTTGATCTAGAAACGAAGATACTATATTTGTTTAAAATTTAACAAAAACACACTATAATGTTTAAAAATTTAATTATTACTGCTATTTTAGGTATGTCAGCAGTAATTTTAGGTGCTTTTGCAGCACATGCTTTAAAAGATACTTTATCAGCTGAAGCTTTACAAAGTTTTGAAACTGCTGTTCGTTACCAAATGTATCATGTGTTAGTACTACTATTTGTAAATATCTATGAAGGATTTACAGAAAAGCAAAAAAATAGCATAAGTTATCTTTTATTTTTAGGCATCCTTTTCTTTTCTGGTTCTATCTATTGCATTCAATTAACCTCTATCACAGCAAAATCTATTTGGTTTGTTACACCTTTAGGAGGGTTGTTTTTTATAATAGCTTGGCTTTCAATGATTGTAATATTCGTAAAAAAAACAAGGAACAATTAAATAATTCATAAATCTTTTCTGATAATCACGTTGTTTTAAAATATTCATTAGTTTTGTTACTTATAAAATCAAAAAAATATTGATATGGTAGATACAAATACGAAATCGATTTCGTTAAATAGTCTAGGAATCAAAAATGCTACAGTTCGTTACCAATTAACTTCGAACCAATTACACAAAGAAACTTTAGAAAAAGAACAAGGAGTAGAATCATCTTTAGGCGCAATTGCTGTAAATACAGGTGAATTTACAGGACGTTCACCTATGGATCGTTTTATTGTAAAAGATGATATTACAAAAGACGAGGTTTGGTGGAGTAACATCAACTTACCTTTTGATGAAAATAAATTTGACAGTCTTTACAATAAGGTTGTAGATTATTTATCTGATAAAGAAATTTATGTTAGAGATAGTTATGCTTGTGCAGATGAAAATTATAAATTAAATATTAGAGTTGTTAATGAATATCCTTGGAGCAATATGTTTGCTTACAATATGTTCTTAAGACCAACAGAAGAAGAGTTAGTAGATTTTAGTCCTGAATGGACCGTTATAAATGCACCAGGTTTTATGGCAGATGCTGCTGTAGATGGAACGCGTCAGCACAACTTTGCAATTTTAAATTTTTCTAAGAAAATTGCATTAATTGGTGGTACAGGTTATACAGGTGAAATTAAAAAAGGAATTTTCTCTGCTTTAAACTTTATTTTACCAGTTTATAAAAATACCTTGCCTATGCACTGTTCTGCCAATGTTGGTAAAGATGGTGATACAGCTATTTTCTTTGGTTTATCAGGTACAGGTAAAACAACTTTATCTACAGATCCAAACAGAAGTTTAATTGGTGATGATGAACATGGTTGGACAGCAGAAAACACTGTTTTTAATTTTGAAGGTGGTTGTTATGCTAAAGTAATTAACCTATCTCAAGAACAAGAGCCAGAAATTTTCTCGGCAATTAAAAAAGGTGCCATTTTAGAAAATGTAATTATGGATGACAATGGAGTTGTCGATTTTGCAGACACTTCAATTACTCAAAATACAAGAGTAAGTTACCCTATTTATCATATAGATAATATTCAGGAACCATCTATTGGTAAAAACCCAAAGAATATTTTCTTTTTAACTGCAGATGCTTTTGGTGTTTTGCCTCCAATATCTAAATTAACACCAAGTCAAGCTGCATATCACTTTATATCTGGTTATACAGCTAAAGTTGCAGGTACAGAAGCAGGTGTTACAGAGCCAGTACCGAGTTTTTCTGCCTGTTTTGGTGCACCATTTATGCCTTTGCATCCAACAAGGTATGCAGAGATGCTAAGTACGAAAATGACAGAAGCAGGTGTAAATGTTTGGTTGGTAAACACAGGTTGGTCTGGAGGTAAATATGGTGTTGGAAGAAGAATGCCATTGAAATACACAAGAGCAATGATTACTGCTGTTTTGAACGGAGATTTAAAAGATTATACTTACGAAGATTATCATATTCACTCAGTATTTGGTGTAGCACAACCAAGAACTTGTCCTGGTGTGCCAACAGAATTATTAAGTCCGAGAGCAACTTGGAATAATGATGACGCATACTATGAAACTGCCTTTAAACTATCGAATGCATTTAGAAATAATTTTAAGCAATTCGAAGAATTTGCAAGCGAAGAAATTCGAAGAGGTGGACCTCAAAGATATGCTTACTAGTGAACATTGTTTTTAGTTTAAATCAGAAACACCTCATTTTTATGAGGTGTTTTTTGTTTTAAAAAAGTATCTTTAGTTCATAAAATTTTAAATGGAATGATTAAAAAATGGTTTCAGAATATTGGTCCAGGTACTTTAGTAGCTGCTGCTTTCATTGGGCCAGGAACCGTAACTTTATGCACACTAGCAGGTGTAAACTTTGGGTTTAATCTGCTTTGGGCAATGTTGCTATCGATAATTGCAACTATAGTTTTACAAGAAATGGCTGCAAGATTGGGTGTCATTTCTCAAAAAGGCTTATCTGAAGTTATTAGAGAAGAAATTAAAGTTCCGTTTTTAAAACAATTCATTACACTATTAATTTTAGGAGCTATTGTAATTGGAAATGCCTCTTATGAAGCAGGAAATATTAGTGGTGGAATTCTAGGTTTAGAAACTGTTTTTGGTAAATTTATTTATAGTCTTGGAGAGCTCAATATCAACTTAATGAGTTACGTAATTGGTAGTATTGCCTTTCTATTATTATACATTGGTAATTATAAATTTTTAGAAAAGGCATTGGTTACTTTGGTGTTATTGATGAGTTTTTCTTTCGTGCTTACTGCAATTATTACTAAACCAAATATCATTTCTATTTTACAAGGATTATTTATTCCTAAATTTCCTGATCAGAGTTTACTAACTGTAATTGGTTTAATAGGTACAACTGTAGTGCCCTATAATTTGTTTTTACATGCTTCTTTAGTTAAAGAAAAATGGTATAAAAAAAAGGATTTTAAACTCGCTAAAAAAGATACAATTGTTTCTATCACATTAGGAGGTTTAGTTTCTATTGCCATTATTATTTCTGCAGCCTCTATACCTTCTAAGGATATTTTAAATGCGGCTGATTTAGCTATAGGATTATCGCCTTTGTATGGAGAATTTGCCAAATATTTTTTAGCCCTTGGTTTATTTGCAGCAGGTATTACATCAGCAATTACAGCTCCTTTAGCAGCAGCTTATGTAGCCAAAGGTTGTTTGGGCTTCAAAGGTGGTTTGCAGTCTAAATGGTTCAGGTTAGTTTGGATTATTATATTAGTTCTGGGCGTTTTATTTTCCTCTGTAGGTATCAAACCAATTGAGATTATCAAGTTTGCTCAAATTGCAAATGGAATGTTATTGCCCATAATAGCAGGTATTTTATTATGGATTATGAATAAAAAGAATGTTTTAGGGAACTATGTAAATACTAAAACTCAGAATTTTATCGGTTTTATAATTTTGCTAATTTCGATTTTCTTAGGAGTAAAAGGAATTTTAAAAGTTTTTAATTTTATCTAAATGAAAGTTGATATTAATTGTGATGTTGGAGAAGGAGTAGCCAATGAGCATTTGATAATGCCTTATATATCATCTTGTAATATTGCTTGTGGAGGTCATTTTGGCGATAAACAAACCATTGATAAAACAATACAATTGGCTGTTGAAAATGGAGTTAAAATTGGTGCACATCCTTCTTTTCCTGATAAAGAAAATTTTGGGAGAAGATTTATGGAGCTACCAAAAACTAAGCTGAAGGAAAGTATTACCCATCAATTAGATCTTTTTCTAGAAAGATTGTCTTTGGTGCAGAAAGAGTTACATCATATAAAACCTCATGGAGCTTTGTATAATGCCTTAGCAGTTGATGAGCAATTGGCAAAAACCATTGTAGAGATTTTAAAACCCTATTTAAACAGTGCTTTTTTATACGTGCCTTATAATTCTGTAATTGCAAAAATTGCTTTACAAAGTGATATTAAAATAAAATACGAAGCCTTTGCAGATAGAAATTATAATGATGATTTAACTCTAGTCTCTAGAATCGAA contains the following coding sequences:
- a CDS encoding saccharopine dehydrogenase family protein, with product MKNILIIGAGKSSSSLIKYLLDKAEEENLFLTIGDLDIKNASELVNDHKNTAVLEFDVFNDQQRKTEIEKSNLVISMLPARFHIEVAKDCVFYKKHMVTASYISKEMQSLNAKVIKNNLIFMNEIGLDPGLDHMSAMKVIDSIREQKGNMLLFESFCGGLVAPESDTNLWNYKFTWNPRNVVLAGQGGAAMFIQESTYKYIPYHKLFRRTEFLKIEGERYEAYANRDSLKYRSVYGLDNIPTMYRGTIRRIGFSRAWNIFVQLGMTDDSYQIEDSENMSYRDFVNLFLAYSPSDSVELKLRSYLKIDQDDIMWEKLLELDLFNPNKKIKLKNASPAQILQKILEDSWTLKSEDKDMIVMQHLFGFEKNGEKKQLESSLVVKGENQTYTAMAKTVGLPVAIAALKILKGEIKTPGVQLPLSKEVYDPILKELETYGITFKEKEVPYLGYNPNHVRG
- a CDS encoding DUF423 domain-containing protein, yielding MFKNLIITAILGMSAVILGAFAAHALKDTLSAEALQSFETAVRYQMYHVLVLLFVNIYEGFTEKQKNSISYLLFLGILFFSGSIYCIQLTSITAKSIWFVTPLGGLFFIIAWLSMIVIFVKKTRNN
- the pckA gene encoding phosphoenolpyruvate carboxykinase (ATP), whose product is MVDTNTKSISLNSLGIKNATVRYQLTSNQLHKETLEKEQGVESSLGAIAVNTGEFTGRSPMDRFIVKDDITKDEVWWSNINLPFDENKFDSLYNKVVDYLSDKEIYVRDSYACADENYKLNIRVVNEYPWSNMFAYNMFLRPTEEELVDFSPEWTVINAPGFMADAAVDGTRQHNFAILNFSKKIALIGGTGYTGEIKKGIFSALNFILPVYKNTLPMHCSANVGKDGDTAIFFGLSGTGKTTLSTDPNRSLIGDDEHGWTAENTVFNFEGGCYAKVINLSQEQEPEIFSAIKKGAILENVIMDDNGVVDFADTSITQNTRVSYPIYHIDNIQEPSIGKNPKNIFFLTADAFGVLPPISKLTPSQAAYHFISGYTAKVAGTEAGVTEPVPSFSACFGAPFMPLHPTRYAEMLSTKMTEAGVNVWLVNTGWSGGKYGVGRRMPLKYTRAMITAVLNGDLKDYTYEDYHIHSVFGVAQPRTCPGVPTELLSPRATWNNDDAYYETAFKLSNAFRNNFKQFEEFASEEIRRGGPQRYAY
- a CDS encoding Nramp family divalent metal transporter; its protein translation is MIKKWFQNIGPGTLVAAAFIGPGTVTLCTLAGVNFGFNLLWAMLLSIIATIVLQEMAARLGVISQKGLSEVIREEIKVPFLKQFITLLILGAIVIGNASYEAGNISGGILGLETVFGKFIYSLGELNINLMSYVIGSIAFLLLYIGNYKFLEKALVTLVLLMSFSFVLTAIITKPNIISILQGLFIPKFPDQSLLTVIGLIGTTVVPYNLFLHASLVKEKWYKKKDFKLAKKDTIVSITLGGLVSIAIIISAASIPSKDILNAADLAIGLSPLYGEFAKYFLALGLFAAGITSAITAPLAAAYVAKGCLGFKGGLQSKWFRLVWIIILVLGVLFSSVGIKPIEIIKFAQIANGMLLPIIAGILLWIMNKKNVLGNYVNTKTQNFIGFIILLISIFLGVKGILKVFNFI
- the pxpA gene encoding 5-oxoprolinase subunit PxpA — its product is MKVDINCDVGEGVANEHLIMPYISSCNIACGGHFGDKQTIDKTIQLAVENGVKIGAHPSFPDKENFGRRFMELPKTKLKESITHQLDLFLERLSLVQKELHHIKPHGALYNALAVDEQLAKTIVEILKPYLNSAFLYVPYNSVIAKIALQSDIKIKYEAFADRNYNDDLTLVSRIEKNALLADKSDVLNHVIFILKHNKVKTISGLKVPIKADTFCVHGDSENALEIVSHLYRQLQKEGFVIR